The Cellulomonas sp. S1-8 genome has a window encoding:
- a CDS encoding RNA-binding S4 domain-containing protein: MPHDDEPIRLGQFLKLGGIAETGGQARALLDDGAVTVNGEPESRRGRQLRPGDVVEVDLPSGVRQATVQA, translated from the coding sequence GTGCCCCACGACGACGAGCCCATCCGCCTCGGCCAGTTCCTCAAGCTCGGCGGCATCGCTGAGACCGGCGGCCAGGCCCGCGCGCTGCTCGACGACGGCGCGGTCACCGTGAACGGCGAGCCCGAGTCCCGCCGCGGCCGGCAGCTACGCCCCGGCGACGTCGTCGAGGTCGACCTCCCGAGCGGCGTCAGGCAGGCGACCGTCCAGGCCTGA
- a CDS encoding metalloregulator ArsR/SmtB family transcription factor: MGAVHPMDSLGDPVRRRLVELIGAGERPAGELAAAAGAEFGISQPAVSRHLRVLREAGVVVARPLGTVRLYALRTEALDEVGQWAASVVRAWSPRLDALGTEVARGRRTVRTHGGHDTPTGAPARHEEDA; encoded by the coding sequence ATGGGCGCCGTGCACCCGATGGACTCCCTGGGCGACCCCGTCCGCCGCCGCCTCGTCGAGCTCATCGGCGCCGGCGAACGGCCCGCGGGCGAGCTCGCCGCCGCTGCCGGCGCCGAGTTCGGCATCAGCCAGCCGGCCGTCTCGCGGCACCTGCGCGTGCTGCGCGAAGCGGGAGTGGTCGTCGCCCGGCCGCTCGGGACGGTCCGGCTGTACGCCCTGCGGACCGAGGCGCTGGACGAGGTGGGGCAGTGGGCCGCGTCCGTCGTGCGCGCGTGGTCGCCGCGCCTCGACGCGCTCGGCACGGAGGTCGCACGTGGACGTCGCACGGTCAGGACGCACGGTGGGCACGACACCCCGACCGGGGCCCCCGCACGGCACGAGGAGGACGCATGA
- a CDS encoding SRPBCC family protein encodes MSTRTPQDGTVAIGDDGARVTFRRAFPTSPEDLWQALTTPDRARRWIGALHGDLRPAGTYELRMGDDDPDAADVARGEILACEPPEALELTWRFPGEPVSRVRVTVTPEAGGAVLVLAHTALDASAARGYGGGWHVILDQLDDHCAGRPVRPWDELFPDRAARYDDAG; translated from the coding sequence ATGAGCACCCGCACCCCGCAGGACGGCACCGTCGCGATCGGCGACGACGGCGCCCGGGTCACCTTCCGCCGCGCGTTCCCGACGAGCCCGGAGGACCTCTGGCAGGCCCTCACCACACCGGACCGCGCGCGCCGCTGGATCGGCGCGCTGCACGGCGACCTGCGCCCGGCCGGCACCTACGAGCTGCGCATGGGGGACGACGACCCCGACGCCGCTGACGTCGCGCGGGGCGAGATCCTCGCCTGCGAGCCGCCGGAGGCCCTCGAGCTCACCTGGCGGTTCCCCGGGGAGCCGGTCTCGCGCGTGCGGGTGACCGTCACGCCGGAGGCCGGCGGTGCTGTGCTGGTGCTCGCGCACACCGCGCTCGACGCGTCCGCCGCCCGCGGGTACGGCGGCGGCTGGCACGTGATCCTCGACCAGCTCGACGACCACTGCGCCGGACGGCCGGTCCGCCCCTGGGACGAGCTGTTCCCGGACCGCGCGGCCCGCTACGACGACGCCGGCTGA
- the hisD gene encoding histidinol dehydrogenase, with translation MISRIDLRGRRPSRRELLAELPRAELDVEHATEVVAPILEAVRTRGAAALRELSERLDGVRPVHLRVPADVVADAAAALDPQVRAALEETIVRVRRVHAAQRPQDFTVDVAPGAQVRQRWLPVRRVGLYVPGGLAVYPSSVVMNVVAAQEAGVTSLAVVSPPQKDRGGLPDPVVLATCALLGVDEVYAVGGAQAVAMLAYGAAGSDDVDGETLCESVDVITGPGNVYVTAAKRMVRGLVGIDSEAGPTEIAILADATADPVHVAADLVSQAEHDPLAAAVLVTPSVELAGAVEAKLIDRVEITANRERVVTALRGSQSAIVLVDDLEAGLDVVNAYGAEHLEIQTVDAAAWADRVTSAGAIFVGPWSPVSLGDYMAGSNHVLPTGGCAHFASGLGVHSFLRAVQVIEYDADALAAVADRVVALAEAERLPAHGEAIRARF, from the coding sequence GTGATCTCCCGCATCGACCTGCGCGGTCGTCGTCCCTCACGTCGTGAGCTGCTCGCCGAGCTGCCCCGGGCCGAGCTCGACGTCGAGCACGCGACCGAGGTCGTCGCCCCGATCCTCGAGGCCGTCCGCACCCGGGGCGCCGCCGCGCTGCGCGAGCTGTCCGAACGCCTCGACGGCGTGCGGCCCGTGCACCTGCGGGTGCCGGCCGACGTCGTCGCCGACGCCGCCGCCGCGCTCGACCCGCAGGTGCGGGCCGCGCTCGAGGAGACGATCGTGCGCGTGCGCCGCGTGCACGCCGCGCAGCGCCCGCAGGACTTCACGGTCGACGTGGCGCCCGGCGCGCAGGTGCGGCAGCGCTGGCTGCCCGTCCGGCGCGTGGGGCTCTACGTGCCCGGCGGGCTCGCGGTCTACCCGTCGTCGGTCGTCATGAACGTCGTCGCGGCGCAGGAGGCCGGGGTCACCTCGCTCGCGGTCGTCTCGCCGCCGCAGAAGGACCGTGGCGGCCTGCCCGACCCGGTCGTGCTGGCGACGTGCGCGCTGCTCGGCGTCGACGAGGTCTACGCGGTCGGCGGCGCGCAGGCCGTCGCGATGCTCGCGTACGGGGCCGCGGGCAGCGACGACGTGGACGGCGAGACGCTGTGCGAGTCCGTCGACGTCATCACCGGCCCCGGCAACGTGTACGTCACGGCCGCCAAGCGGATGGTGCGCGGGCTCGTCGGCATCGACTCCGAGGCCGGGCCGACCGAGATCGCGATCCTTGCCGACGCGACGGCCGACCCCGTGCACGTCGCCGCGGACCTCGTGTCCCAGGCCGAGCACGACCCGCTGGCCGCGGCCGTGCTGGTCACGCCGTCGGTCGAGCTGGCCGGCGCCGTCGAGGCCAAGCTCATCGACCGCGTGGAGATCACGGCGAACCGCGAGCGGGTCGTCACCGCGCTGCGGGGCTCGCAGTCGGCGATCGTGCTGGTCGACGACCTCGAGGCGGGCCTGGACGTCGTCAACGCGTACGGCGCCGAGCACCTCGAGATCCAGACGGTCGACGCCGCGGCGTGGGCCGACCGCGTCACGAGCGCCGGGGCGATCTTCGTCGGCCCGTGGTCACCCGTCTCGCTCGGCGACTACATGGCCGGATCGAACCACGTCCTGCCCACGGGCGGCTGCGCGCACTTCGCCAGCGGGCTCGGTGTGCACTCGTTCCTGCGTGCCGTGCAGGTCATCGAGTACGACGCGGACGCGCTCGCGGCCGTCGCCGACCGCGTCGTCGCGCTCGCCGAGGCGGAGCGCCTGCCGGCGCACGGCGAGGCGATCCGCGCACGGTTCTGA
- a CDS encoding DEAD/DEAH box helicase translates to MPPDTAAPATVVDRTALREQAEEVLRALVGRDDARLHDDQWQAVEALVADRRRVLVVQRTGWGKSAVYFVATALLRRGAAGPPRGATIIVSPLLALMRNQVDAARRAGIAAETLNSANQQDWDGVHARIAAGEVDVLLVSPERLNNPGFRDEVLPRLASDAGLVVVDEAHCVSDWGHDFRPDYRRIGTLLADLPPGVPVLATTATANARVTADVAEQLAVTHDPAHDGDPSTDGTSTDGTRTDGTSADGTLVLRGTLDRPSLRLQVTTLPDVATRLAWLAATLRTFEGSGIVYCLTVAAVEQVTAHLRAAGLDVRAYTGQTDPTEREHAEADLLANRVKALVATSALGMGYDKPDLGFVVHVGAPSSPIAYYQQVGRAGRATARADVVLLPGHDDQAIWEWFASTAFPPEDQVRATLAALDAHGTLSTAGLETFVSLRRSRLEGMLKVLDVDGAVRRVRGGWESTGQPWAYDGERYARVTAARRAEQRTMLDYQATEGCRMAFLRAALDDPDLPDGWRCDRCDRCTGTAVGAVPDATAVDHARDLLAVPGEPVTARRQWPSGLSALGLDLKGKIAADEQTGEGRAVGRLDALGWGGPLREALREQVPTELPGSLRPAVRTVLEAWEPQVDVVVAVASQTRAALVEHLAAGTARLLGVPLLGALVPTGSPSRHDVNSAQRLADVLRHLDLPPEVAAGVAGQRVLLVDDRTDTGWTLTVAGRLLRRAGATEVLPFVLGVG, encoded by the coding sequence ATGCCCCCGGACACCGCCGCTCCCGCGACCGTCGTCGATCGCACCGCGCTGCGCGAGCAGGCCGAGGAGGTGCTGCGCGCCCTCGTCGGCCGCGACGACGCGCGCCTGCACGACGACCAGTGGCAGGCCGTGGAGGCGCTGGTCGCCGACCGGCGCCGGGTGCTCGTCGTGCAGCGCACGGGCTGGGGCAAGTCGGCCGTGTACTTCGTCGCCACCGCGCTGCTGCGCCGCGGGGCGGCCGGTCCCCCGCGCGGCGCGACCATCATCGTCTCGCCCCTGCTCGCGCTCATGCGCAACCAGGTCGACGCCGCGCGCCGGGCCGGCATCGCGGCCGAGACGCTGAACTCCGCCAACCAGCAGGACTGGGACGGCGTGCACGCGCGCATCGCCGCCGGCGAGGTCGACGTCCTGCTGGTCTCCCCCGAGCGCCTCAACAACCCGGGGTTCCGCGACGAGGTGCTGCCGCGGCTCGCGAGCGACGCCGGACTCGTCGTGGTCGACGAGGCGCACTGCGTGTCGGACTGGGGGCACGACTTCCGGCCCGACTACCGGCGCATCGGCACGCTGCTCGCGGACCTGCCGCCCGGCGTCCCCGTGCTGGCGACGACCGCGACGGCGAACGCGCGCGTGACCGCGGACGTCGCCGAGCAGCTCGCCGTCACCCACGACCCGGCGCACGACGGCGATCCGTCGACGGACGGGACGAGCACGGACGGGACGAGGACCGACGGCACGAGCGCGGACGGCACGCTCGTGCTGCGCGGCACGCTCGACCGCCCCAGCCTGCGGCTGCAGGTCACGACGCTGCCGGACGTCGCGACCCGGCTCGCGTGGCTCGCCGCGACGCTCCGGACGTTCGAGGGCTCGGGCATCGTGTACTGCCTGACGGTCGCCGCGGTCGAGCAGGTCACCGCGCACCTGCGGGCCGCGGGCCTCGACGTGCGGGCGTACACCGGGCAGACCGACCCGACCGAGCGCGAGCACGCCGAGGCCGACCTGCTCGCCAACCGCGTCAAGGCGCTGGTCGCGACGTCGGCGCTCGGCATGGGTTACGACAAGCCCGACCTCGGGTTCGTCGTGCACGTCGGCGCGCCGTCCTCCCCCATCGCGTACTACCAGCAGGTCGGCCGCGCCGGGCGTGCGACGGCGCGCGCCGACGTCGTGCTGCTGCCGGGTCACGACGACCAGGCGATCTGGGAGTGGTTCGCCTCCACGGCGTTCCCACCGGAGGACCAGGTCCGGGCCACGCTCGCCGCGCTCGACGCGCACGGCACCCTCTCGACGGCCGGGCTCGAGACGTTCGTGAGCCTGCGCCGCAGCCGGCTCGAGGGCATGCTCAAGGTGCTCGACGTCGACGGCGCGGTGCGGCGCGTGCGCGGCGGGTGGGAGTCCACCGGGCAGCCGTGGGCGTACGACGGTGAGCGGTACGCCCGCGTGACGGCCGCCCGCCGTGCCGAGCAGCGCACGATGCTCGACTACCAGGCGACCGAGGGGTGCCGCATGGCCTTCCTGCGCGCCGCGCTCGACGACCCGGACCTGCCCGACGGGTGGCGGTGCGACCGGTGCGACCGGTGCACCGGCACCGCGGTCGGCGCAGTGCCGGACGCGACGGCGGTGGACCACGCGCGCGACCTGCTCGCCGTGCCCGGTGAGCCCGTCACGGCGCGGCGGCAGTGGCCCAGCGGCCTGTCGGCCCTCGGCCTGGACCTCAAGGGGAAGATCGCTGCCGACGAGCAGACCGGCGAGGGGCGTGCCGTGGGGCGCCTCGACGCCCTCGGCTGGGGTGGGCCGCTGCGCGAGGCCCTGCGCGAGCAGGTGCCGACGGAGCTGCCGGGCTCGCTCCGTCCTGCGGTCCGCACCGTGCTCGAGGCCTGGGAGCCGCAGGTCGACGTGGTCGTCGCGGTCGCGTCGCAGACCCGTGCTGCGCTGGTCGAGCACCTGGCCGCGGGCACGGCGCGCCTGCTCGGGGTGCCGCTGCTCGGCGCACTGGTCCCGACCGGGTCGCCGTCGCGGCACGACGTCAACTCGGCCCAGCGCCTCGCCGACGTGCTACGGCACCTGGATCTGCCGCCCGAGGTCGCCGCGGGCGTCGCCGGGCAGCGCGTGCTGCTCGTCGACGACCGCACCGACACCGGGTGGACGCTCACGGTCGCCGGTCGCCTGCTGCGGCGCGCGGGTGCGACCGAGGTGCTGCCGTTCGTGCTCGGCGTCGGCTGA
- a CDS encoding histidinol-phosphate transaminase: protein MTAAPDLSSGTLPLRPELVGLEPYGAPQLDVPVLLNVNENPYAPSEEVVADVAASVAQAARGLNRYPDRDFADLRADLAAYLEVESGVHREPEQMWAANGSNEIMLHVLQAFGGPGRTALSFAPTYSMYPEYARDTSTGWVVGQRAEDFSLDPDVARAAIATHAPSVVLLASPNNPTGTALPPATVRAVLDAAARVPGGCVVVVDEAYGEFRRAGTPSALELLDAHPHLAVSRTMSKAFGLAGARVGYLSASRELVDALRVVRLPYHLSAVTQAVARAALRHAPELMAQVGALRAERDALVSWLRGRGFEAADSDANFVLFGRFDDRDAVWQGLLDRGVLVRVTGPEGWLRVSIGTPGETAAFTDALVEVTGR from the coding sequence GTGACCGCCGCCCCTGACCTGTCGTCCGGCACGCTGCCGCTGCGTCCCGAGCTCGTCGGCCTCGAGCCGTACGGTGCGCCGCAGCTCGACGTCCCGGTGCTGCTCAACGTCAACGAGAACCCGTACGCGCCGTCCGAGGAGGTCGTCGCGGACGTCGCGGCCTCGGTCGCCCAGGCCGCCCGCGGGCTCAACCGGTACCCGGACCGCGACTTCGCGGACCTGCGCGCGGACCTCGCGGCGTACCTCGAGGTCGAGTCCGGCGTGCACCGCGAGCCCGAGCAGATGTGGGCCGCGAACGGCTCGAACGAGATCATGCTGCACGTGCTCCAGGCGTTCGGCGGGCCGGGTCGCACGGCCCTGTCGTTCGCCCCGACGTACTCGATGTACCCGGAGTACGCACGTGACACGTCGACCGGCTGGGTCGTCGGGCAGCGTGCCGAGGACTTCTCGCTCGACCCCGACGTCGCCCGCGCCGCCATCGCGACGCACGCGCCGAGCGTCGTCCTGCTCGCCAGCCCCAACAACCCGACGGGCACGGCGCTGCCGCCCGCGACCGTGCGTGCCGTGCTCGACGCGGCCGCTCGCGTTCCCGGCGGGTGCGTCGTCGTCGTCGACGAGGCGTACGGCGAGTTCCGGCGCGCCGGCACCCCCTCGGCGCTCGAGCTGCTCGACGCGCACCCGCACCTGGCCGTCAGCCGCACGATGTCGAAGGCCTTCGGGCTCGCGGGCGCCCGTGTGGGCTACCTGTCGGCCTCGCGCGAGCTCGTGGACGCGCTGCGCGTCGTCCGCCTGCCGTACCACCTGTCGGCCGTCACGCAGGCCGTCGCGCGCGCCGCGCTGCGCCACGCGCCGGAGCTGATGGCGCAGGTCGGCGCGCTGCGCGCCGAGCGTGACGCCCTCGTCTCCTGGCTCCGGGGCCGGGGGTTCGAGGCCGCGGACTCGGACGCGAACTTCGTGCTGTTCGGCCGGTTCGACGATCGCGACGCGGTCTGGCAGGGTCTGCTCGACCGCGGCGTCCTCGTGCGCGTCACGGGTCCCGAGGGATGGCTCCGGGTGTCGATCGGCACCCCGGGGGAGACGGCGGCGTTCACGGACGCCCTGGTGGAGGTGACGGGACGATGA
- the hisB gene encoding imidazoleglycerol-phosphate dehydratase HisB, with translation MSPQDDGPARRTARIERSTSESSVMVELDLDGSGRTQIDTSVPFFDHMLTALGKHSLIDLTVRATGDTHIDVHHTVEDTAIVLGQALRQALGDKRGIARYGDATVPLDEALAQAVVDVSGRPYLVHTGEPAGQEYHLIGGHFTGSLTSHVLESIAHHAAFTVHVRVLAGRDPHHIVEAQFKALARALRAAVALDPRVDGVPSTKGAL, from the coding sequence ATGAGCCCACAGGACGACGGGCCCGCCCGCCGCACGGCGCGCATCGAGCGCAGCACGAGCGAGTCGAGCGTCATGGTCGAGCTCGACCTCGACGGCAGCGGGCGCACGCAGATCGACACCAGCGTGCCGTTCTTCGACCACATGCTCACCGCGCTCGGCAAGCACTCGCTGATCGACCTGACCGTCCGGGCCACCGGCGACACCCACATCGACGTGCACCACACGGTCGAGGACACGGCGATCGTCCTGGGGCAGGCCCTGCGCCAGGCCCTGGGCGACAAGCGCGGCATCGCGCGCTACGGCGACGCGACGGTGCCGCTCGACGAGGCGCTCGCCCAGGCCGTCGTCGACGTGTCCGGGCGCCCGTACCTGGTGCACACCGGCGAGCCGGCGGGGCAGGAGTACCACCTCATCGGCGGGCACTTCACGGGCTCGCTCACGTCGCACGTGCTCGAGTCCATCGCGCACCACGCGGCGTTCACCGTGCACGTCCGCGTGCTCGCGGGCCGCGACCCGCACCACATCGTCGAGGCGCAGTTCAAGGCCCTGGCGCGCGCGCTGCGCGCGGCCGTGGCCCTCGACCCGCGCGTCGACGGCGTCCCCTCGACCAAGGGCGCCCTGTGA
- the hisH gene encoding imidazole glycerol phosphate synthase subunit HisH: protein MSPRVVVLDYGFGNVRSAVRALARVGADVELTADKKAALDADGLVVPGVGAFAACMAGLRAVGGDQIVDRRLAGGRPVLGICVGMQVMFAQGVEHGVETDGLGEWPGVVDRLEADVVPHMGWAQVEPPAGSVLFDGLADERFYFVHSYAARTFPLHDVPTVGEHPLPAPLVTWADHGGRFVAAVENGPLTATQFHPEKSGDAGAQLLSHWVGSLR from the coding sequence GTGTCTCCCCGTGTCGTCGTTCTCGACTACGGCTTCGGCAACGTGCGGTCCGCGGTCCGCGCGCTCGCCCGGGTCGGTGCCGACGTCGAGCTGACCGCCGACAAGAAGGCGGCCCTCGACGCCGACGGTCTCGTCGTCCCCGGCGTCGGCGCGTTCGCCGCGTGCATGGCCGGGCTCCGCGCCGTCGGTGGCGACCAGATCGTCGACCGCCGCCTCGCGGGGGGACGTCCCGTGCTCGGCATCTGCGTGGGCATGCAGGTGATGTTCGCCCAGGGTGTCGAGCACGGCGTCGAGACCGACGGCCTGGGCGAGTGGCCCGGCGTGGTCGACCGCCTCGAGGCGGACGTCGTGCCGCACATGGGCTGGGCGCAGGTGGAGCCGCCGGCCGGCTCCGTCCTGTTCGACGGCCTCGCGGACGAGCGGTTCTACTTCGTCCACTCCTACGCCGCGCGGACCTTCCCGCTGCACGACGTGCCCACCGTTGGGGAGCACCCGCTGCCCGCCCCGCTGGTCACGTGGGCGGACCACGGAGGGCGCTTCGTCGCCGCGGTCGAGAACGGCCCGCTGACGGCTACCCAGTTCCACCCCGAGAAGTCCGGCGACGCCGGCGCG